The following are encoded together in the Bradyrhizobium algeriense genome:
- a CDS encoding adenylate/guanylate cyclase domain-containing protein, translating to MALDQTKRKLAAILAADIAGYSRLMGADEEGTLSRLKLLRRELIDPKNKQHHGRIVKTTGDGILIEFPSVVDAVRCAIEIQQGMVERNADLPQEKRIEFRVGVNLGDVMIEGRDLYGDGVNIAARLEALAEPGGICISQTVLNHARDKVPFDVEDAGEQALKNIARPVHVYRIIIDRSRRPAAPKPEAPALALPDKPSVAVLPFTNMSGDPEQEFVSDGVAEDVITALSHYPSLFVIARNSSFTYKGRAVNVKQVGRELGVRYVLEGSVRKAGNRIRVTAQLIEAGTSNHVWAERYDRDLADIFAMQDELTEALTTALAPAIADAELRRAMRKPPESLDAWAAYQRGLWHLSKATPDDDATAESFFKQAIDLDPTFAGGYSALALYQLQAAAIYQKLDLPSAQRSAEALARRAVALDGADAESRSCLGWALQARGDADGALAEIERALSMSPNLAIAHGHRGATLIFAGRPREGLTALETCIRLDPRDPYLAVRLLHVACGLYFCGKYEASIEAAKRLIRSFPDFPMIYRWPAAALGQLGRTMEAKVALEKAVSRAPGAFDMYVRKRAPWFRPEDHAHLVEGLRKAGWNS from the coding sequence ATGGCTCTAGATCAGACCAAACGTAAGCTCGCGGCTATTCTCGCCGCCGATATTGCTGGCTATAGCCGGCTGATGGGTGCGGACGAAGAGGGCACGCTTTCCCGCCTCAAGCTGCTTCGCCGCGAGCTAATCGATCCGAAGAACAAGCAACATCACGGCCGCATCGTGAAAACGACCGGTGATGGAATTCTAATTGAGTTTCCAAGCGTGGTGGATGCAGTGCGCTGCGCGATCGAGATTCAGCAGGGTATGGTCGAACGCAATGCCGACCTGCCGCAGGAGAAACGAATTGAGTTTCGCGTCGGGGTCAACCTTGGGGACGTGATGATCGAAGGCCGAGACCTCTATGGCGATGGCGTGAACATCGCAGCCCGACTTGAGGCGCTCGCCGAGCCCGGCGGCATATGCATCTCACAGACAGTCCTCAATCACGCGCGCGATAAGGTTCCTTTCGACGTCGAGGACGCGGGCGAGCAAGCGCTGAAGAATATCGCCCGGCCTGTTCACGTTTACCGTATCATCATCGATCGCAGTCGGCGCCCCGCAGCGCCCAAACCTGAGGCTCCGGCGCTCGCGTTGCCCGACAAGCCGTCCGTCGCCGTGCTGCCATTCACCAATATGAGCGGCGACCCCGAGCAAGAGTTCGTCTCCGACGGGGTCGCCGAGGATGTGATTACGGCACTATCGCACTACCCCTCGCTGTTCGTCATCGCCCGGAACTCGTCCTTCACTTACAAGGGTCGAGCGGTCAATGTGAAACAGGTCGGACGCGAGCTCGGCGTGCGCTATGTGCTCGAAGGTAGCGTGCGCAAGGCCGGCAATCGGATCCGCGTCACTGCGCAATTGATAGAGGCAGGAACCAGCAACCATGTGTGGGCCGAGCGCTACGACCGCGATCTCGCCGATATTTTCGCTATGCAGGACGAACTCACCGAAGCGCTGACGACCGCCCTGGCCCCCGCCATTGCAGACGCCGAGCTGCGACGCGCCATGCGCAAGCCACCGGAGAGCCTTGATGCCTGGGCGGCCTATCAGCGCGGTCTGTGGCATCTGAGCAAAGCTACCCCAGACGACGATGCGACGGCAGAGAGTTTCTTTAAGCAGGCAATCGACCTCGACCCGACCTTCGCCGGCGGCTACAGCGCGCTCGCCTTGTATCAGCTGCAAGCGGCCGCGATCTACCAGAAACTGGATCTACCAAGCGCGCAACGCTCGGCCGAGGCCTTGGCCCGTCGGGCGGTCGCGCTCGATGGCGCTGATGCAGAATCCCGTTCATGCCTCGGCTGGGCCTTGCAAGCGCGCGGCGACGCCGACGGTGCGTTGGCGGAGATCGAGCGAGCTCTCTCAATGAGTCCAAATCTGGCCATCGCGCATGGCCACAGAGGCGCGACGCTGATCTTCGCGGGACGGCCAAGGGAAGGGCTCACGGCTCTCGAAACATGTATCAGGCTCGACCCCCGCGATCCGTATCTGGCCGTACGTTTGCTGCACGTTGCGTGTGGACTATATTTCTGCGGCAAATACGAGGCTTCGATCGAAGCCGCGAAACGCCTGATCCGGTCATTTCCCGATTTTCCGATGATCTACCGCTGGCCCGCGGCGGCGCTGGGCCAACTTGGGCGCACAATGGAAGCGAAGGTTGCATTGGAGAAGGCCGTCTCGCGCGCACCGGGGGCATTCGACATGTATGTCCGCAAGAGAGCTCCGTGGTTTCGGCCGGAGGACCACGCTCATCTCGTTGAGGGTTTGCGCAAGGCCGGCTGGAATAGTTGA
- a CDS encoding c-type cytochrome, whose translation MLEGFAIPPDAVVEAVAQDGCVTQFPRDLIYANDCIVAYIAIEAADRPWPPILGKDKSAGAFYVVWLGDQASSVPTMMWPYQIITLSVQDAPAKRWPSLAVDPMLPALHPARDGQTLFVNKCFTCHTMNQAGSASAGPRSEFADDPTEYFTDAGLRALIRDPRSVRVWPEQRMPSFAEEDLSEEELDLILAYLNHLADRKSRATEGGSSKR comes from the coding sequence TTGCTTGAAGGATTTGCCATTCCGCCCGATGCCGTGGTGGAAGCGGTAGCGCAAGATGGCTGCGTGACGCAATTCCCTCGCGATCTGATCTACGCTAACGACTGCATCGTCGCGTATATAGCAATCGAAGCCGCCGACAGACCGTGGCCGCCAATTCTAGGTAAGGATAAGAGCGCAGGCGCCTTCTATGTCGTATGGCTCGGCGATCAAGCGTCATCCGTCCCAACCATGATGTGGCCCTACCAAATTATCACTTTGTCGGTGCAAGACGCGCCCGCCAAGCGGTGGCCCTCGCTCGCGGTTGATCCCATGCTCCCTGCCCTCCATCCGGCGCGAGACGGGCAAACCCTCTTCGTGAACAAATGCTTCACATGCCACACGATGAACCAGGCAGGATCGGCGTCGGCTGGCCCCCGATCTGAATTTGCCGATGACCCAACCGAGTACTTCACCGATGCCGGTTTGCGCGCACTGATCCGAGATCCACGCTCGGTCCGGGTTTGGCCCGAGCAACGGATGCCCAGCTTTGCCGAGGAGGACCTGAGCGAAGAGGAACTCGACCTGATCTTGGCGTATTTGAATCACCTGGCGGATAGGAAGAGCCGAGCAACGGAGGGTGGCAGCAGCAAACGCTAA